A window from Solanum stenotomum isolate F172 chromosome 7, ASM1918654v1, whole genome shotgun sequence encodes these proteins:
- the LOC125871477 gene encoding uncharacterized protein LOC125871477, translating into MANASDEFRLVSPNINHERKLPRKYTLEGQGAQRNMSPPLEWYNLPQDTKSLSLVVQDIDAPIVPWVIWVVTNIPPSLKGLPEGFSGKGEELGGDYGHVKEGINDEKVPGWRGPKLPNHGHRFEFKLFALDDELKLGNKVTKDKLLEAVEGHVLGEAVLTAIF; encoded by the exons ATGGCAAATGCAAGTGATGAGTTTAGACTAGTATCACcaaacataaatcatgaaagaAAATTACCTAGAAAATACACACTTGAAGGTCAAGGTGCACAAAGAAATATGTCACCACCATTAGAATGGTACAATTTACCACAAGACACTAAAAGTTTGTCACTAGTAGTGCAAGATATTGATGCACCTATTGTACCATGGGTTATTTGGGTTGTGACTAATATTCCACCAAGTTTAAAGGGTTTGCCGGAAGGATTTTCTGGTAAAGGTGAAGAATTAGGTGGAGATTATGGTCATGTTAAAGAAGGAATTAATGATGAGAAAGTCCCAGGATGGCGTGGACCTAAGTTGCCAAATCATGGTCATAGATTTGAGTTTAAGCTTTTTGCTTTGGATGATGAGCTCAAACTTGGAAACAAG GTGACAAAGGATAAACTACTAGAAGCTGTGGAGGGTCATGTTCTTGGAGAGGCTGTTTTGACTGCAATATTTTAA